The following coding sequences are from one Luteolibacter yonseiensis window:
- a CDS encoding lipase family alpha/beta hydrolase, translated as MPAPTLSRHLAFLLATCIVTSCGTIAPPSEEKSTTELQGEGLQTADHLMRRARRFESDENISAVYRMRAAEIAWAELDTDGGSVRDVKSLGPDQKHALRIITAATEGVAVNFIGEKYKPEKTYSHAGFTYRINAGIAQKPGLYPLAGLESAKPAREVRHRLCTNWHTEEGVGAPCAPKWKRPTDAKMQRFVTSRGYLEPITAVLTFDGVKNSKGPRHASITGYDPTYLSKVHLGKTEYPLAADFTAPIVEQTHDINEITIALSGLLHPGVLDSKLILLEPYDPERIPILLVHGLNSHPRMWKDVINDLRADPKLRGRYQFMLFYYPTGWPISYSSMRLREELDALGQLVGNQKKMVLVGHSMGGLLSRMQVINPGRKIWNAQFGEDADKLYAKLPADNLVKRTLTFSADPDIGREVYICTPHRGSGLADKSFTTYFVRLLKLPSTITSAFIDLPGNLIEHGRLTSVAGLSPSNPLFKALDEIPIQVPHHSIIGDRGRGDTPDSSDGVVRYSSSHLASAESELIVPAGHGAFKDPQAIKELRRILLLNAGIKD; from the coding sequence ATGCCAGCACCAACGCTCTCTCGCCACTTGGCCTTCCTTCTGGCCACGTGCATCGTCACATCCTGCGGCACCATCGCCCCGCCTTCGGAAGAGAAGTCCACGACCGAACTCCAGGGCGAAGGTCTCCAAACGGCGGATCACCTGATGAGGCGCGCCCGCCGTTTCGAGAGTGATGAAAACATCTCCGCCGTCTACCGGATGCGCGCCGCCGAGATCGCCTGGGCGGAACTCGACACCGATGGAGGAAGCGTCCGGGATGTGAAATCCCTGGGTCCTGATCAGAAGCACGCCCTCCGGATCATCACCGCCGCCACCGAAGGGGTGGCGGTGAATTTCATCGGAGAGAAATACAAGCCTGAGAAAACTTATTCACACGCGGGCTTCACCTACCGCATCAATGCCGGGATCGCCCAAAAGCCCGGCCTTTACCCTCTCGCCGGACTTGAATCCGCCAAACCCGCGCGTGAGGTGAGACACCGGCTCTGTACGAACTGGCACACCGAGGAGGGTGTCGGCGCTCCTTGTGCTCCCAAGTGGAAACGTCCGACAGACGCGAAAATGCAGCGGTTCGTCACCAGCCGTGGCTATCTCGAACCAATCACCGCGGTCCTTACCTTCGACGGGGTGAAAAACTCCAAAGGTCCCCGCCACGCCTCCATCACCGGCTACGACCCGACCTATCTCTCGAAGGTTCATCTAGGGAAAACCGAATATCCGCTCGCAGCGGATTTCACCGCTCCCATCGTCGAGCAGACCCACGACATCAATGAAATCACCATCGCCCTCAGCGGCCTGCTCCATCCCGGTGTGCTGGATTCCAAGCTCATCCTGTTGGAACCCTATGACCCCGAGCGCATTCCCATCCTCCTCGTTCATGGCCTGAACTCCCATCCGAGGATGTGGAAGGATGTCATCAACGATCTCCGTGCGGATCCCAAGCTCCGCGGACGCTACCAGTTCATGCTGTTCTATTACCCCACCGGGTGGCCCATCAGCTACTCGTCCATGCGGCTGCGTGAGGAACTCGACGCACTCGGTCAACTGGTCGGGAACCAGAAAAAGATGGTGCTCGTCGGCCACAGCATGGGCGGCCTGCTTTCCCGCATGCAGGTGATCAATCCCGGCAGGAAAATCTGGAACGCCCAGTTCGGCGAGGACGCCGACAAGCTTTACGCGAAACTTCCCGCCGACAACCTGGTCAAACGCACCCTTACATTCTCCGCCGACCCGGACATCGGCCGGGAAGTCTATATCTGCACCCCGCACCGTGGCAGCGGACTTGCGGACAAATCGTTCACCACCTATTTCGTCAGATTGCTTAAACTCCCCTCGACCATCACCAGCGCGTTCATCGATTTGCCCGGCAACCTCATCGAACATGGCCGGCTCACCAGTGTTGCCGGCCTGTCCCCCAGCAATCCGCTCTTCAAGGCCCTCGATGAAATCCCGATCCAGGTCCCCCACCATTCCATCATCGGCGACCGTGGCCGGGGGGATACGCCAGACAGCAGCGACGGTGTGGTCCGCTACAGCAGCTCCCACCTGGCCAGCGCCGAGTCGGAGCTGATCGTCCCTGCCGGCCATGGAGCCTTCAAGGATCCGCAGGCCATCAAGGAACTCCGCCGCATCCTGCTGTTGAACGCGGGCATCAAGGACTGA
- the rsmD gene encoding 16S rRNA (guanine(966)-N(2))-methyltransferase RsmD: MRIIAGKAGRIAIKVPSAVARPTTDFVRQAVFSILGERVDGAKILDLFAGSGALGLEALSRGAATCTFIDDHRQAISVVQENLAKARLDGGQAVKSEVALFLKRDAASYDIIFADPPYWKYHGDKDHVTDLLNSGLIPARLAEGGWFIVEISSRQKSPESTDFTLVSRREYGSSAILIYEKA, encoded by the coding sequence ATGAGAATCATCGCCGGAAAAGCCGGACGCATCGCCATCAAGGTTCCCTCGGCCGTCGCACGGCCCACCACGGACTTCGTGCGACAGGCGGTATTCTCCATCCTCGGCGAGCGTGTGGACGGCGCGAAAATTCTGGATCTTTTCGCCGGCTCGGGGGCGCTCGGGCTCGAAGCCCTCAGCCGTGGTGCGGCGACCTGTACCTTCATCGACGACCATCGCCAGGCCATCAGCGTGGTTCAGGAGAATCTGGCAAAAGCCCGCCTCGATGGCGGCCAGGCGGTGAAATCGGAAGTCGCCCTTTTCCTCAAGCGCGACGCCGCGAGCTACGACATCATCTTCGCGGACCCGCCTTATTGGAAATATCACGGCGACAAGGACCACGTCACCGATCTCCTGAACAGTGGCCTGATCCCTGCCCGTCTGGCAGAAGGCGGGTGGTTCATCGTGGAAATTTCCTCCCGTCAGAAGTCACCCGAATCCACGGATTTCACACTCGTCAGCCGCAGGGAATACGGCAGCAGCGCGATTTTGATTTACGAGAAGGCCTAG